In Lacibacter sp. H375, one DNA window encodes the following:
- a CDS encoding M56 family metallopeptidase has protein sequence MQDLFQSAFLQALGKAIADSIWQMGLLFLLFQLLVFLFRIKQATVKNFISTVFALGGFAWFIAGIALRWQQQLQQKTALIISEGNLNNSLLSSFTKDNRWELFFNWLDYKIQFVLPYLSIAYLFVLLWFGVKLVVQLQAANSLRYKGLSNVSDDMHEFFAYLVETMGLQRPVQLFISKQIDIPATLGFLKPIVLLPATAVTHLTAAQLEAVLLHELAHIKRNDYFWNLLLSVSETMLFFNPFALLLIGIARRERENSCDDHVMNFQQNAAVYAEALLNVEKARIQNPQLVMALGDNKHHLMDRVKRILNMPAEKNKISTRLLALLLFTIVFALMGWLIKERKPPKEEMKQAVLKEQPLNEKIKTVYFTTDAVVKQKDDAVLLRDDKQKIRLELKDKINEEDILVWNESEEKEIKFDKVIFDDMPAEWFEQLVKPGVRVRLPDVKQRPGLMLHHGPDSTLITEREREMELYVENIDRLKQWRERFSQPKMRNKGGTTMMQYPNGANFDSLMHKINGQFNFTFEGNYPAPDVMFREHFNTEGFYNHSKGTSQQQAADADKKERIKTKFTFNRKPRKDTTDNAQLKSRLRSAAPVIAYLYDGQGLREDMQLAQQHVQIILEDNHLRMMNQPPCGCPDSLLVEGQRPPQTQPKPKRVIRRLEVIKL, from the coding sequence ATGCAGGATCTATTCCAATCTGCATTTTTACAGGCTTTGGGAAAAGCAATTGCCGACAGTATCTGGCAAATGGGTTTGTTGTTTTTGCTTTTTCAACTGCTTGTATTTTTATTCCGCATAAAACAGGCTACCGTTAAAAACTTCATCAGTACTGTTTTTGCGTTAGGCGGATTTGCATGGTTCATTGCAGGTATTGCCCTACGCTGGCAACAACAACTTCAACAGAAAACAGCACTCATCATTAGCGAAGGCAATTTGAATAATTCGCTGCTTAGCAGTTTTACAAAAGATAATCGCTGGGAATTATTCTTCAATTGGCTCGATTATAAAATACAGTTTGTTCTCCCCTATCTCTCCATTGCATACTTGTTTGTATTGCTTTGGTTTGGGGTGAAACTGGTTGTACAATTACAAGCTGCAAACTCATTACGCTATAAAGGTTTAAGTAACGTTAGTGATGATATGCATGAGTTCTTTGCATACTTGGTTGAAACAATGGGATTGCAACGTCCCGTTCAGCTTTTCATCAGCAAACAAATTGATATACCTGCTACACTTGGTTTCTTAAAACCAATTGTGTTATTACCTGCTACAGCCGTTACTCATTTAACAGCCGCCCAGTTAGAAGCAGTGTTACTGCACGAGCTCGCTCATATTAAACGCAATGATTATTTCTGGAACCTGTTGCTTTCTGTTTCAGAAACCATGTTATTCTTCAATCCCTTTGCATTATTGCTGATCGGTATTGCAAGAAGGGAAAGGGAAAACAGTTGCGATGATCATGTAATGAACTTTCAGCAGAATGCAGCCGTGTATGCTGAAGCATTATTGAATGTGGAGAAAGCAAGAATTCAAAACCCGCAACTGGTAATGGCGCTTGGTGATAACAAACATCACCTGATGGATCGTGTAAAACGTATCCTGAATATGCCTGCGGAGAAAAACAAGATCAGTACTCGATTACTGGCATTGCTCCTCTTCACGATTGTGTTTGCTTTGATGGGTTGGCTGATAAAAGAACGTAAGCCTCCAAAAGAAGAAATGAAACAGGCTGTTCTGAAAGAACAACCATTAAACGAAAAAATAAAGACCGTTTATTTTACAACTGATGCTGTTGTGAAACAGAAGGATGATGCTGTGCTGTTACGTGATGACAAACAAAAAATAAGACTCGAACTGAAGGATAAAATAAATGAAGAAGACATCCTTGTATGGAATGAAAGCGAAGAAAAAGAGATCAAATTTGATAAAGTGATCTTTGATGATATGCCTGCTGAGTGGTTTGAGCAATTGGTAAAACCAGGCGTGCGTGTTCGCTTGCCTGATGTAAAGCAAAGACCGGGCTTAATGTTACATCATGGCCCCGACTCTACTCTTATTACTGAAAGGGAAAGAGAAATGGAATTGTATGTTGAAAATATTGATCGTTTAAAACAATGGCGTGAACGTTTCTCTCAGCCCAAGATGCGCAACAAAGGTGGCACAACAATGATGCAGTACCCCAATGGCGCAAACTTTGATTCTCTCATGCATAAAATAAATGGCCAGTTTAATTTCACTTTTGAAGGAAATTACCCCGCTCCTGACGTTATGTTCCGTGAACATTTTAATACAGAAGGTTTTTATAATCACTCCAAAGGAACTTCACAACAACAGGCCGCAGATGCTGACAAGAAAGAACGCATCAAAACAAAATTCACGTTTAACCGTAAGCCAAGAAAAGATACGACTGACAATGCACAACTAAAAAGCAGGCTACGGAGCGCTGCACCTGTAATTGCATATTTATATGACGGGCAGGGATTACGTGAAGACATGCAACTGGCGCAACAACATGTGCAAATTATTTTAGAAGATAATCATCTACGGATGATGAATCAACCACCTTGTGGCTGCCCTGATTCATTGCTGGTAGAAGGACAAAGACCTCCACAAACTCAACCTAAGCCAAAAAGAGTTATCAGAAGATTAGAAGTAATTAAACTGTGA
- a CDS encoding DUF4382 domain-containing protein: protein MKLKFSTILSGIAIMTTMLLAVSCQKNKSNGDKPRLQVRLTDAPDPNVKEVWVDIKGIAIKMGDSAEITLANSYPGLYNLLNFTNGKDTILADAEIPVGRISQIRLLLGDNNYIITKSGEKIALTTPSAQQSGLKVQIQQDVTGGILYRLILDFDAGKSIVKAGNSGKYILKPVLRILSFVPSGGSVKGVVAPDSIVTAIYAIKGPDTIASTFTQVGNGNYMIRDIPAGSYSLSYVPNDTIHKTATRTVPVTLGQITIVDTVKLEKK, encoded by the coding sequence ATGAAACTGAAATTCAGTACAATTCTTTCCGGAATTGCGATCATGACTACAATGTTGCTGGCTGTTAGTTGCCAGAAGAACAAGAGCAACGGCGATAAGCCCCGTTTACAAGTTCGATTAACGGATGCACCGGATCCTAACGTAAAGGAAGTTTGGGTTGACATTAAAGGCATTGCCATTAAAATGGGCGACAGTGCCGAAATCACTCTTGCCAATTCTTATCCCGGTCTTTACAATCTGCTCAACTTTACCAATGGTAAGGATACCATTCTTGCAGATGCAGAAATTCCTGTAGGTCGTATTTCACAGATCCGGCTTTTACTCGGCGACAATAATTACATCATCACTAAAAGTGGTGAAAAAATCGCTCTCACAACACCAAGTGCACAACAGTCTGGTTTGAAAGTACAGATCCAGCAGGATGTTACTGGTGGTATACTGTATCGTCTTATCCTGGATTTTGACGCAGGTAAATCAATTGTAAAGGCAGGTAACAGCGGAAAATATATCCTGAAACCCGTTCTCCGCATTCTTTCGTTTGTTCCGTCTGGCGGTAGCGTAAAAGGTGTAGTTGCGCCTGATTCAATTGTAACAGCAATTTATGCAATCAAAGGACCTGACACCATCGCATCAACCTTTACACAAGTTGGTAACGGTAATTATATGATCAGGGATATCCCTGCAGGTAGCTACAGTTTGTCTTATGTACCTAACGATACTATTCATAAAACAGCAACTCGCACAGTGCCAGTAACACTCGGTCAAATCACCATTGTTGATACAGTGAAACTGGAGAAAAAATAA
- a CDS encoding sodium-translocating pyrophosphatase yields MENLIYLVPAMAVVGLLYMFVKYNWVSKQEAGNARMQEISNYIAEGAMAFLKAEWKVLGYFVVIVAILLGVMSMANPNSHWSIALAFIVGAVFSATAGYIGMKIATKSNVRTAQAARTSLSKALNVSFTGGSVMGLGVAGLAVLGLGGLFIILKAIFVPAGADVNGAEMLTAIEVLTGFSLGAESIALFARVGGGIYTKAADVGADLVGKVEAGIPEDDPRNPATIADNVGDNVGDVAGMGADLFGSYVATVLATMVLGQETKSIDAFGGMAPILLPMMIAGIGILFSIVGTWMVRVSDSAGISTDNVQKALNMGNWGSIVLTAIACVGLVYFILPETMVLRGAEFTKWGVLGAIAVGLVVGALMSIITEYYTAMGKRPVLSIIRQSSTGHATNVIGGLAVGMESTFLPILVLAAGIYGSFLCAGLYGVAIAAAGMMSTTAMQLAIDAFGPIADNAGGIAEMSELPKEVREKTDVLDAVGNTTAATGKGFAIASAALTALALFAAFVGVAGISGIDIYKADVLACLFVGAMIPFIFSSLAIRAVGEAAMAMVEEVRRQFRTIPGIMEGTGKPEYDKCVAISTEASIKKMMLPGAITIASPLIIGFAMGPEALGGFLAGATVSGVLMGMFQNNAGGAWDNAKKSFEKGVEINGETFYKKSEPHKASVTGDTVGDPFKDTSGPSMNILIKLMSIVSLVIAPTLAQMYGTGGHANNEQKVEVNIKQTTATTDTKFENPFVAAIVADGLVDAKKFSIELKDDQLSINGAVQPKEVLEKYQSLLNGKTELKIDVN; encoded by the coding sequence ATGGAGAATTTGATTTATCTCGTTCCCGCTATGGCAGTCGTTGGCTTGCTGTACATGTTTGTGAAGTATAACTGGGTTTCAAAGCAGGAAGCCGGTAATGCACGGATGCAGGAAATCAGTAATTACATTGCTGAAGGTGCAATGGCCTTCTTAAAAGCTGAGTGGAAAGTGCTCGGTTATTTCGTAGTAATCGTTGCTATTCTTTTGGGCGTAATGTCAATGGCGAACCCCAACAGCCACTGGAGCATTGCCCTCGCTTTCATTGTGGGTGCAGTTTTTAGTGCAACTGCCGGTTATATTGGTATGAAGATCGCAACCAAAAGCAACGTACGTACGGCACAAGCCGCACGTACAAGTTTAAGCAAGGCATTGAATGTGTCGTTCACCGGTGGTTCTGTAATGGGACTTGGTGTAGCAGGTTTGGCTGTGCTTGGTTTGGGTGGTTTATTTATTATACTCAAAGCCATCTTTGTTCCTGCCGGTGCCGATGTCAATGGCGCAGAAATGCTCACGGCTATTGAAGTGCTTACGGGCTTTTCATTAGGTGCTGAGTCAATTGCCCTGTTTGCACGTGTAGGTGGTGGTATTTATACAAAAGCTGCCGACGTTGGTGCTGATCTGGTTGGTAAGGTAGAAGCAGGTATTCCTGAAGATGATCCACGTAACCCTGCAACTATTGCCGATAACGTAGGTGATAATGTAGGTGATGTGGCTGGTATGGGTGCCGATCTGTTCGGTTCTTATGTTGCAACAGTATTGGCAACAATGGTACTTGGCCAGGAAACCAAATCAATCGATGCATTTGGTGGTATGGCTCCTATCCTTTTACCAATGATGATCGCCGGTATTGGTATTCTCTTTTCTATTGTTGGTACCTGGATGGTTCGTGTGAGCGACAGTGCAGGCATCAGTACAGATAATGTGCAGAAAGCCTTGAACATGGGTAACTGGGGATCGATCGTTCTCACAGCTATTGCCTGTGTGGGTTTAGTTTATTTTATTCTTCCTGAAACAATGGTACTGCGTGGTGCTGAATTCACCAAATGGGGTGTATTGGGAGCTATCGCAGTTGGTTTGGTAGTGGGTGCCTTAATGAGCATCATTACTGAATACTATACGGCCATGGGCAAACGCCCTGTGCTGAGCATCATCCGCCAGTCTTCTACCGGTCATGCAACTAACGTAATTGGTGGTTTGGCTGTAGGTATGGAATCTACATTCTTACCAATTCTTGTATTGGCTGCCGGTATTTATGGTTCATTCTTGTGTGCAGGTTTATATGGTGTAGCCATTGCAGCTGCAGGTATGATGTCGACCACTGCTATGCAGTTGGCGATTGATGCCTTTGGACCTATTGCCGATAACGCCGGTGGTATTGCTGAAATGAGTGAATTACCAAAAGAGGTTCGTGAAAAAACAGACGTGTTGGATGCCGTTGGTAACACCACTGCAGCAACAGGTAAAGGTTTTGCCATTGCTTCTGCTGCCTTAACAGCGTTGGCTTTATTTGCTGCGTTCGTTGGTGTTGCCGGTATCAGTGGCATTGATATTTATAAAGCTGATGTATTGGCCTGTTTATTTGTTGGTGCGATGATCCCGTTCATCTTCTCTTCACTGGCGATTCGTGCAGTAGGTGAAGCAGCGATGGCAATGGTGGAAGAAGTGCGCAGGCAGTTCCGTACCATTCCTGGTATCATGGAAGGTACAGGCAAACCTGAGTACGATAAGTGTGTGGCGATTTCAACAGAAGCTTCTATTAAGAAAATGATGTTGCCGGGTGCTATCACTATTGCTTCGCCATTGATCATAGGTTTTGCAATGGGACCTGAAGCATTAGGTGGTTTCCTCGCAGGTGCTACTGTAAGCGGTGTGTTGATGGGAATGTTCCAGAACAATGCAGGTGGTGCATGGGATAATGCAAAGAAGAGTTTTGAAAAAGGCGTTGAGATCAACGGTGAAACGTTCTATAAAAAATCTGAGCCACATAAAGCATCTGTTACTGGTGATACTGTTGGTGATCCATTTAAAGATACTTCTGGTCCATCAATGAACATCCTTATTAAATTAATGTCGATCGTTTCATTGGTAATTGCTCCTACCCTTGCACAGATGTATGGCACAGGTGGTCATGCAAATAATGAGCAAAAAGTTGAAGTAAATATTAAACAAACTACTGCAACTACGGATACAAAATTTGAAAATCCTTTTGTAGCAGCGATTGTTGCCGATGGCTTGGTTGATGCAAAGAAATTCAGTATTGAATTGAAAGACGATCAACTTAGCATTAACGGTGCTGTACAGCCGAAAGAAGTATTGGAGAAATATCAATCTCTTTTAAATGGCAAAACAGAATTGAAGATCGATGTGAATTAA
- a CDS encoding RNA polymerase sigma factor, translated as MEAMARQQTIISTISNYSRQLFGFIRSRVKTNEDAEDILQDVWYQFSNLPAVDDINNIGGWLFRVARNRIIDKSRKKKDALLDDYSYEDDDGVSFFSSILRSDDENAETQSMQRLFWDELMDALQELPEKQRNVFVWNELEDMTLQEIADRENENIKTIISRKRYAVLHLRTRLETLYNDFLNN; from the coding sequence ATGGAGGCAATGGCCCGACAGCAAACAATCATATCAACCATAAGCAACTACAGCAGGCAGTTGTTTGGCTTTATACGTAGCCGTGTGAAGACCAACGAAGATGCCGAAGACATTCTGCAGGATGTGTGGTACCAGTTCAGCAACTTACCGGCTGTGGACGATATTAATAATATAGGCGGATGGTTATTCCGGGTAGCCCGTAACCGTATTATTGATAAATCGAGAAAGAAGAAAGATGCCTTGCTGGATGATTATTCCTATGAAGATGATGATGGTGTAAGTTTCTTTTCATCTATACTCCGGAGTGACGATGAAAATGCCGAAACACAAAGTATGCAACGTTTGTTTTGGGATGAATTGATGGATGCCCTGCAGGAACTTCCGGAAAAACAACGAAACGTATTTGTGTGGAATGAACTGGAAGATATGACGCTCCAGGAAATTGCCGACCGTGAAAATGAAAATATTAAAACCATTATCTCACGCAAGCGGTATGCAGTGTTACACCTGCGTACAAGACTTGAAACATTGTACAACGATTTTCTAAACAATTAA
- a CDS encoding BlaI/MecI/CopY family transcriptional regulator has product MSIKQMKPTESELEILRVLWERGEATVRDVHEELSKTKDAGYTTTLKLMQIMHEKGMVKRDESSKTHKYTPLISREKTQKQFVGKMIDTLFQGSSSQLVMQALGNHKASKEELDEIQKLIDNLKQQ; this is encoded by the coding sequence ATGAGTATTAAGCAAATGAAACCTACGGAAAGTGAATTGGAGATCCTTCGTGTTTTATGGGAGCGTGGCGAAGCAACCGTAAGAGACGTACACGAAGAACTAAGCAAAACAAAGGATGCCGGTTATACCACTACCCTTAAGTTGATGCAGATCATGCATGAAAAAGGAATGGTGAAACGTGATGAGAGCAGCAAAACTCATAAATACACCCCTTTGATTTCCCGTGAAAAAACACAGAAGCAATTTGTAGGTAAGATGATCGATACTTTGTTCCAGGGTTCTTCTTCACAATTGGTGATGCAGGCCTTGGGCAATCACAAAGCTTCGAAAGAAGAGCTGGATGAAATTCAAAAACTAATTGATAACCTGAAACAGCAGTAA
- a CDS encoding PorP/SprF family type IX secretion system membrane protein, producing the protein MMRKKLLVVGLMVMIGVVAAAQQRPHYTQYILNPYVLNPALTGIENYTDIKLSYRNQWVGFPGAPQTVYATIHTPIGKEDYRTSATSFGVPGENPRGKQYWEEYTAAEAHHGVGASVVNYKTGYINRFYATASYAYHLGLTPKLNLSAGFAAGISGVNVDASKIQLANPVDPAIGGFTSELRKIKPELNAGVWLYSDKFFAGASVQQIIPQKINLVDDNLYKSTLVPHVFVTTGYRVLAGEDVNVMPSVMLRYIPSMPLYVDVNIKAQYQDRFWIGGNYRIKEGFAAMAGFNISNVVNVGYSYDVNNSKYLLQYAQRGTHEIVIGFLLGNKYGDLCPRRVW; encoded by the coding sequence ATGATGAGAAAGAAATTATTAGTTGTTGGATTGATGGTGATGATTGGAGTAGTGGCTGCCGCACAGCAACGTCCGCATTATACCCAATACATTTTAAATCCTTATGTACTTAACCCTGCATTAACAGGAATAGAAAATTATACGGATATCAAACTGAGTTACCGCAATCAATGGGTTGGTTTTCCGGGAGCACCACAAACAGTGTATGCAACTATTCATACACCAATAGGTAAAGAAGATTACAGAACAAGTGCTACTTCATTTGGAGTGCCGGGCGAAAATCCAAGAGGTAAGCAATATTGGGAAGAATACACCGCAGCTGAAGCACATCATGGAGTAGGGGCAAGTGTGGTGAATTATAAAACAGGTTACATCAATCGGTTTTATGCAACTGCATCGTATGCGTATCATTTAGGGCTAACACCAAAACTTAATTTATCGGCAGGTTTTGCAGCAGGTATTTCAGGCGTTAATGTGGATGCTTCAAAAATACAATTAGCAAATCCTGTTGATCCGGCTATTGGTGGTTTTACAAGTGAACTGCGAAAAATAAAACCGGAACTTAATGCAGGTGTTTGGCTTTATTCTGATAAGTTTTTTGCTGGCGCATCGGTGCAACAGATCATTCCGCAGAAAATAAACCTGGTGGATGATAATTTGTATAAGTCAACATTGGTTCCACACGTATTTGTTACTACCGGTTATCGTGTACTTGCAGGCGAAGATGTGAATGTGATGCCATCAGTGATGTTGCGTTATATTCCAAGCATGCCATTGTATGTTGATGTAAATATAAAGGCACAATACCAGGATCGTTTCTGGATAGGAGGGAACTATCGTATTAAAGAAGGTTTTGCTGCAATGGCTGGCTTCAATATTTCAAACGTAGTAAATGTTGGCTACTCATACGATGTAAATAATTCAAAATATCTGTTGCAATACGCACAAAGAGGCACACATGAAATTGTGATCGGCTTTTTGTTGGGAAATAAGTATGGTGATCTTTGCCCACGCCGTGTTTGGTGA